One window of Phycodurus eques isolate BA_2022a chromosome 17, UOR_Pequ_1.1, whole genome shotgun sequence genomic DNA carries:
- the LOC133415758 gene encoding LOW QUALITY PROTEIN: glycine receptor subunit alpha-2-like (The sequence of the model RefSeq protein was modified relative to this genomic sequence to represent the inferred CDS: deleted 2 bases in 2 codons) encodes MQVHALCLLWAPCVFFLQGRWALCKEVKLPGGASRPPSPSDFLDKLMGRTSGYDARIRPNFKGPPVNVTCNIFINSFGSITETTMDYRMNVFLRQQWNDPRLAYKEYPDDSLDLDPSMLDSIWKPDLFFANEKGANFHDVTTDNTLLRIFQNGNVLYSIRLTLTLSCPMDLKNFPMDSQTCIMQLESFGYTMNDLIFEWLDVGAVQVADDLVLPQFVLKEEQGLGYCTKHYNTGKFTCIEVKFHLERQMGYYLIQMYIPSLLTVILSWVSFWINMDAAPARVGLGITTVLTMTTQSSGSRASLPKVSYVKAIDIWMAVCLLFVFAALLEYAAVNFVSRQHKEFFRLRKRLRERARQRSQASGEGETKGDASAGEAAHGSAGQRACACARACAREEELARRGLVLRAGLAGAAEMDATPAFADSPAGSVYYDARRRFVDRAKKIDTVSRAVFPMTFLVFNVLYWLTYKVLRHEDVQVRL; translated from the exons ATGCAAGTGCACGCTTTGTGTTTGCTGTGggctccttgtgtgttttttctgcAAGGCAG GTGGGCGCTGTGCAAGGAGGTGAAGTTACCCGGCGGCGCGTCCAGACCGCCCTCGCCGTCTGACTTCCTGGACAAGCTGATGGGTCGCACATCCGGCTACGACGCTCGCATCCGACCCAACTTCAAAG GACCTCCGGTGAACGTCACCTGCAACATCTTCATCAACAGCTTCGGCTCCATCACCGAAACCACCATG GACTACCGA ATGAACGTCTTTCTGCGGCAGCAGTGGAACGACCCTCGACTGGCTTACAAAGAGTACCCGGACGACTCGCTGGACCTGGACCCGTCCATGCTGGACTCCATTTGGAAGCCCGACTTGTTCTTCGCCAATGAAAAGGGAGCGAACTTCCACGACGTCACCACTGACAACACGCTGCTCCGAATATTCCAGAACGGAAATGTCCTCTACAGCATCAG GCTGACGTTAACCCTCTCGTGCCCCATGGATCTCAAGAACTTCCCCATGGACAGCCAGACGTGCATCATGCAGCTGGAGAGCT TCGGCTACACCATGAACGACCTCATCTTCGAATGGCTGGACGTGGGCGCCGTGCAGGTGGCCGACGACCTGGTGCTCCCTCAGTTTGTGCTGAAAGAGGAGCAAGGCCTCGGCTATTGCACCAAGCATTACAACACAG GTAAATTCACCTGCATTGAGGTCAAATTCCACCTGGAGCGCCAGATGGGCTACTACCTGATTCAGATGTACATCCCCAGCCTGCTGACGGTCATCCTGTCCTGGGTGTCCTTCTGGATCAACATGGACGCGGCCCCGGCCAGGGTGGGCCTGGGCATCACCACCGTGCTCACCATGACCACGCAGAGCTCCGGCTCCAGGGCATCCCTGCCCAAG GTGTCCTACGTGAAAGCCATCGACATCTGGATGGCGGtgtgtcttctttttgtgtttgcCGCACTCTTGGAGTACGCGGCGGTGAATTTTGTTTCCCGGCAGCACAAGGAGTTCTTCCGACTGAGGAAGAGGCTCCGAGAGCGAGCGCGCCAACGGAGC CAGGCGAGCGGCGAGGGCGAGACGAAAGGCGACGCGTCAGCCGGCGAGGCGGCTCACGGGAGCGCCGGGCAGCGG GCCTGCGCCTGCGCCCGCGCCTGCGCACGT GAGGAGGAGCTGGCGCGCCGGGGTTTAGTCTTGCGCGCGGGACTCGCCGGCGCCGCAGAAATGGACGCGACGCCGGCGTTTGCCGACTCGCCTGCCGGCTCGGTCTACTACGACGCCAGGCGCCGCTTCGTGGACCGAGCCAAGAAGATCGACACCGTCTCTCGCGCTGTGTTCCCGATGACGTTCCTCGTGTTCAACGTCCTCTACTGGCTCACCTACAAGGTCCTTCGGCACGAAGATGTCCAAGTGCGACTGTGA